A single window of Treponema denticola ATCC 35405 DNA harbors:
- the aspS gene encoding aspartate--tRNA ligase: MQRTVTCGGLNKDFAGKTVVLNGWIHRKRDHGGITFLNLRDRYGLTQVVVDDDASEDLKALAVSLKQEFCIAVEGLVRPRPDSMINKEMATGEIEVKALKIEVLSKSEVLPFQIDEKTNANEDLRLKYRYLDLRSKAMQEHIMLRSKFTFAVREFLTSKDFLEIETPTFIKSTPEGARDYLVPSRLYPGKFYALPQSPQIYKQILMVSGFDKYFQIARCYRDEDARGDRQPEFTQIDLEMSFASREDVLSLTEGMMQYAFKKSINVDLPKTFERISYDEAIDIYGTDKPDLRFEMKMQDAAFMAEIGNFAVFKDAVSLGGAVKALVVKGQAEAYSRKKIEELEAAAKIYKAKGLAWIKVTEGGAKLEGGVSKFFEGKEAEICSKLGAEKGDLILFVADKYKIACTALGAVRSKLGKDLGLLNPAEFKFAWIVDFPLFEWNEEENKWDPAHHMFSAPQEKYIATMEENPEPVKGDLYDLVLNGYEVASGSIRIHNPELQKRIFKIVGFDESEAEKKFGFLTEAFKYGAPPHGGIAPGLDRIVMIMAGETSIKEVIAFPKNSFAVSPMDDSPSEVDQKQLDELHLVIKE; this comes from the coding sequence ATGCAAAGAACCGTAACCTGCGGCGGCTTAAATAAGGATTTTGCAGGAAAAACTGTTGTTTTAAACGGCTGGATTCACCGAAAAAGGGATCACGGCGGTATTACTTTTTTAAATTTACGCGACCGTTACGGTTTGACTCAGGTAGTTGTGGACGATGATGCAAGCGAAGACTTAAAAGCCCTTGCAGTAAGCCTCAAGCAGGAATTCTGTATTGCCGTTGAGGGGCTTGTAAGACCCCGCCCCGATTCTATGATAAACAAAGAAATGGCAACGGGAGAAATCGAAGTTAAGGCCTTAAAGATTGAAGTGCTTTCAAAAAGCGAGGTGCTTCCTTTTCAGATTGACGAAAAAACAAATGCAAACGAAGATTTACGGCTTAAATACAGGTATTTGGACTTACGCTCAAAGGCTATGCAGGAACACATTATGTTGCGCTCCAAGTTTACCTTTGCTGTCCGCGAATTTTTAACTTCAAAAGATTTTTTGGAAATTGAAACCCCGACATTTATTAAGTCCACGCCGGAAGGAGCCCGCGACTATCTGGTTCCCTCCCGCCTTTATCCGGGAAAATTCTATGCCCTACCCCAATCTCCGCAGATTTATAAGCAGATTTTAATGGTCTCCGGCTTTGATAAATATTTTCAGATTGCGCGCTGCTACCGCGACGAGGATGCCCGAGGCGACAGACAGCCCGAGTTCACTCAAATCGACCTTGAAATGAGCTTTGCTTCCCGCGAAGATGTTTTAAGCTTAACCGAAGGAATGATGCAGTATGCTTTTAAAAAGAGCATAAATGTAGACCTTCCTAAAACATTTGAACGCATAAGCTACGATGAAGCTATCGATATTTACGGCACTGATAAGCCCGATCTCCGTTTTGAAATGAAGATGCAGGATGCAGCCTTTATGGCCGAAATCGGAAACTTTGCAGTTTTCAAAGATGCCGTTTCTTTAGGCGGAGCCGTCAAGGCCTTGGTTGTAAAAGGACAGGCGGAAGCCTATAGCCGAAAAAAAATTGAAGAGCTTGAAGCCGCAGCCAAAATATACAAGGCTAAGGGCTTGGCTTGGATTAAGGTAACGGAAGGCGGTGCAAAGCTTGAAGGCGGTGTTTCCAAATTCTTTGAAGGAAAGGAAGCGGAAATTTGCTCAAAACTCGGAGCCGAAAAAGGCGACTTAATTCTTTTTGTAGCCGATAAGTACAAGATTGCCTGCACGGCCTTGGGCGCCGTCAGAAGCAAACTCGGAAAGGACTTAGGTCTTTTAAACCCTGCCGAATTTAAATTTGCTTGGATTGTGGACTTCCCCCTCTTTGAATGGAATGAGGAAGAAAACAAATGGGACCCGGCTCATCACATGTTCTCGGCTCCTCAAGAAAAATATATTGCAACAATGGAAGAAAATCCCGAACCCGTAAAAGGCGATCTTTACGACCTGGTCTTAAACGGATATGAGGTAGCCTCGGGCTCCATAAGAATCCATAATCCCGAACTGCAAAAGCGTATCTTTAAGATTGTCGGCTTTGACGAAAGCGAGGCGGAAAAGAAGTTCGGCTTTTTAACGGAAGCCTTTAAATACGGTGCCCCGCCCCACGGCGGCATTGCTCCGGGGCTTGACCGCATAGTGATGATTATGGCAGGCGAAACATCGATAAAAGAAGTAATCGCCTTCCCGAAAAACTCTTTTGCAGTAAGCCCTATGGACGACAGCCCCAGC